In Xyrauchen texanus isolate HMW12.3.18 chromosome 27, RBS_HiC_50CHRs, whole genome shotgun sequence, one genomic interval encodes:
- the LOC127621385 gene encoding LIM/homeobox protein Lhx4-like, whose amino-acid sequence MKMMQSAAVLPSESAVKGLPDILGVPLQQIPQCAGCSQHILDKFILKVLDRQWHSKCLKCADCHALLTDKCFSRAGNVYCKEDFFKRFGTKCASCQQGIPPTQVVRKAQDFVYHLHCFACVMCSRQLATGDEFYLMEDGRLVCKEDYETAKQNDDSETGAKRPRTTITAKQLDTLKSAYKNSPKPARHVREQLSSETGLDMRVVQVWFQNRRAKEKRLKKDAGRHRWGQFYKSVKRSRGSSKTEKESSADDAGLSDSELSFREDQILSDLGHANGLYGSIGDITNGNMLNGSYSLEGGGQPYHDLRAGSPYGLPQSPSSITSLPGHTPLLNNLGFNMDSIMGQGGQPNVGQALRAMAGAPTSDLSTGSSTGYPDFPNSPASWLDEMDHSQF is encoded by the exons ATGAAAATGATGCAAAGTGCGGCTGTGTTGCCCAGCGAGAGCGCGGTGAAGGGTTTGCCGGACATTCTCGGAGTGCCACTGCAAC AGATTCCCCAGTGTGCAGGCTGCAGTCAACACATCCTCGATAAGTTTATTTTGAAGGTGTTGGATCGTCAGTGGCACTCGAAGTGTCTCAAGTGCGCGGACTGTCACGCGCTCCTGACAGACAAGTGTTTCTCGCGCGCGGGAAATGTCTACTGCAAAGAGGATTTCTTCAA gcGTTTCGGGACAAAATGTGCATCATGCCAGCAGGGGATCCCACCCACACAGGTTGTTCGGAAAGCTCAAGACTTTGTGTACCACCTCCACTGCTTTGCCTGTGTAATGTGCAGCAGACAACTTGCCACTGGAGATGAGTTCTACCTCATGGAGGACGGGAGGCTCGTGTGTAAGGAGGACTATGAAACAGCCAAACAAAACG ATGATTCTGAGACAGGAGCAAAACGTCCACGGACCACCATCACAGCCAAACAGCTGGACACGCTCAAAAGTGCTTACAAAAATTCACCGAAGCCAGCACGACATGTGCGCGAGCAGCTTTCATCAGAAACGGGTTTGGACATGAGAGTGGTGCAG GTGTGGTTTCAAAACAGAAGAGCGAAAGAGAAACGTCTAAAGAAGGATGCTGGGCGACACCGCTGGGGCCAGTTCTACAAAAGTGTCAAACGTAGTCGAGGGTCTAGTAAGACGGAGAAAGAGAGTTCAGCAGATGACGCAGGACTTAGCGATAGTGAGCTTAGTTTCAGAG AAGACCAGATCCTGTCAGACCTGGGCCATGCAAATGGCTTGTATGGAAGCATAGGAGACATCACAAATGGCAACATGCTCAACGGGAGCTATTCCCTGGAGGGGGGTGGACAGCCTTACCACGACCTGCGGGCAGGAAGTCCCTACGGCCTGCCACAGTCCCCCTCATCCATCACATCCCTACCAGGCCACACCCCTCTGCTCAACAACTTAGGCTTCAACATGGACAGCATAATGGGTCAGGGCGGTCAGCCTAATGTAGGTCAAGCTCTGAGAGCTATGGCCGGGGCACCCACCTCTGACCTTTCAACAGGCAGTAGCACGGGCTACCCAGACTTCCCCAACAGCCCGGCTTCATGGCTTGACGAAATGGACCACTCCCAGTTCTGA